The following are from one region of the Sciurus carolinensis chromosome 5, mSciCar1.2, whole genome shotgun sequence genome:
- the Urad gene encoding putative 2-oxo-4-hydroxy-4-carboxy-5-ureidoimidazoline decarboxylase isoform X3 produces MLSGRGWTRGAEENYSNVQWPRGRTPMGGVESNGVREVGLLEGILRCHPDLAGREQQRGTLSAESQREQSGAGLTSLGADERQQLAKLNAQYRARFGFPFVLAARLSDRAAVPGELERRLHSQPAQELRTALGEVKKIGHLRLADLLDADSSRL; encoded by the exons CCGAGGCTGGACACGGGGAGCAGAGGAGAACTACTCCAACGTGCAGTGGCCAAGAGGCAGGACACCCATGGGAGGAGTTGAAAGCAATGGTGTTAGAGAGGTGGGATTATTG GAGGGCATCCTGCGCTGCCACCCGGACCTGGCGGGTCGCGAGCAGCAGCGGGGCACTCTCTCTGCGGAATCGCAGCGGGAGCAAAGCGGCGCGGGCCTGACAAGCCTGGGCGCAGACGAGCGGCAGCAGCTGGCGAAGCTCAACGCGCAGTACCGCGCGCGTTTCGGCTTCCCCTTCGTGCTTGCCGCGCGCCTCAGCGACCGGGCGGCGGTGCCTGGAGAGCTGGAGCGCCGGCTCCACAGCCAGCCAGCGCAGGAACTGCGCACCGCCCTGGGCGAGGTGAAGAAAATTGGCCACCTGCGCCTTGCCGACCTTCTCGATGCGGACTCTTCCAGATTGTAG